The window CTTCAAGAATAGTTTAGGAGGTTAAATGAACACCCTGATCCAGCGCACCCTGCCACCACTGCTGGCCTTTTCCGGAGCCTTTCTGGTCATCTTTTCTCTGGCTCTCATCACCCGTTTCAGCCACCTGTCTGTGCTCTTTGCACCTCTGGGAGCCAGTGCCGTTCTGCTCTTTGCGGTGCATGAGAGTCCACTGGCCCAACCCAGAGCCATCATTGGAGGACATCTGGTCAGTGCCCTGGTCGGCTTTGGTCTGCTGCACCTGATGGGGAACACGCCACTGGCCCAGGGGACGGCCGTGGGTCTTTCCATTGCCCTGATGATGCTCACCCGTACGCTGCACCCACCTGCTGGAGCCACCCCACTGGTGATCCTGCAAACGGCACCACCTGTGGAGTTTCTGCTGTCTCCCCTGCTCCCAGGAACGGTGTTGCTGGTGCTCCTTGGTGTGCTGTACCACCGCTTTGCTGCCAGACGCAGCTATCCAAAATTCTGGTGGTGATGCATTCGCCACAATCTAACCGGCTAAATCGTTTACCATGTGACCATGACCTTGCTGCGCCCTGTCACTTCCGAACCCCTCTCACTGGATCTGGTGAACTGTGAATTCATGTCCAGTGGGGTCCGGCAGGACCAACTTGCAGATCTGGAAGGCACCCTTTCCTGGCTTGCAGACCATGGTCTGAAGGTCGCCGAACAGGACCTTCAGGCGGTGCGCAGCAACCTGATCGCCACACGCTCTGCCCTCCGAACCCTGCTCAGAGACCCTGAAAATCCGGTCGCCTATCTGGCCCTCAGTCAGGTGCTCGCCCGTGGACACCTCCGCACAGCCCTTGATCCCACTGGCGTCTCGGAACAGGTGGTGGTGGATGCCGCCTGGAAACCCGCATGGCTTGCCGCACAGAATTACACCGAACTCCTGCGAGAAAGTCCAGAGCGCATCAAGGCCTGCTCGAACCACCAGTGCATCCTGCATTTCTTTGACACCAGCAAAAACAATTCCCGCAGGTGGTGCAGCATGGCCACCTGTGGCAACCGGGCCAAGGCCACCCGTTTTGTGCAGAAACAACGCAGATCAGGAGAACCCCATGGCTGACCTGACCCCTGAAACCTACGCTGCGCACATCCAGCACCACACGACTCTGGTGCTGTTCCACAAAGAGTGGTCCGCAGAAAGCAGGCAAATGCACAACCTGCTGGAGTCCCTGGGCCTCTCCTTTCATGTCCTGAGCGTCGAGCGACACCTGGATTTCTGTGATGGCCTGGGCGTTTACAGTGCACCCCAGTTGTTCTTCTACCATTTGGGTGAACTGCGCTTCAGGCTCAGGGGTCTGCACCCTGCTCCCCTGCTGCTTCAGCGCCTGGAGGCCATTTCCTCAGGAGGGCTTCAGGCTGAAAGCTGAACAGGCCCAGGTGTCTAAACGAATTTCCGTTTTGCCCTTGACCTCGCTTGAATTCCCTCTGCGGGTCCACTATCTTGAAACGGCGTCTTGCTTCATGGAGGTGGCCCGATGTCCCGTCCTCGATTTCGTCCTTCATTGCTGGCTTTTGCAGGTGCATTTCTGGGCATTCTGTCCCTGAGCCTCATCACCAACCTGACCCATTTCACCGTTCTTTTTGCCCCTCTCGCTGCCAGTGCAGTGATCCTCTTTGCATTGCACGAAAGCCCACTGGCCCAGCCCAGGGCCATCATTGGTGGGCACCTGCTGGCCGCACTGGTGGGTTTTGGCGTGCTGCACCTGCTGGGAGACACACCGGTTTCTCAGGGGACGGCGGTGGGTCTGTCCATTGCACTGATGATGCTGACCCGCACCCTTCATCCACCTGCGGGGGCCACATCCCTGGTGATTGTGCAGGCGGCACCCCACATGGGATTCCTGCTCTCTTCGTTGCTTCCGGGAACAGCACTGCTGGTCATGGTGGGCATGATCTACCACCGTTTTGGGGCGAGACAACACTACCCGAAATCCCTGTGGTGAAAGCCGACCACAAAAAGAGGGCCGCACTCGAAGCCAGTGCGGCCCTCAGATCCCCGGGGTCAGGTCATCTGGTGGGTTTCCTGTTTCATCTCTTTCAGGACTTCTGAAGCGAGCTCTTCCACCTGGTCTTCTCCCAGGCGCTCTTTGAACTTGCGGTAAAACAGACCGAACAGGTGGGTGACCTCATCGAGGGTTTCTTCCACCCCGAATTCTCCACGGTCCATGATGTTTTCCTGCAGGCGGTAACGGATCAGGTTTTTGAATTCCTGCACATTCTGATTGTCGGTTGCAGATGTCATTTGAGCCTCCTACCGACCTCAGGGTAAAGAGCGACATCCCCTCAGACAGCAAGGTTTCATGCAGAGCAGGGGCCCTGCATGAACCGCGTTCAGGAATTCTGGACCGATGGTGTGTCTTCACCCACAAGTCTGGCCCACTTCTGACTGTTGAAGTTGCGGATCTGGTTCCAGACCGGGTCAATCTCGGTGGCAAGCACCACCACCAGATCTCCGGGCTGGGCAATGCGCAGTGCGGTGGCCACGGCTTCCGTTTCCGGGGTGATGTGGTGGATGCAAGCCCCCTTCATGCCTGCCTCCCGCGCCCCCTGTTCCAGCAGTTTCTGGG of the Deinococcus cellulosilyticus NBRC 106333 = KACC 11606 genome contains:
- a CDS encoding HPP family protein, which gives rise to MSRPRFRPSLLAFAGAFLGILSLSLITNLTHFTVLFAPLAASAVILFALHESPLAQPRAIIGGHLLAALVGFGVLHLLGDTPVSQGTAVGLSIALMMLTRTLHPPAGATSLVIVQAAPHMGFLLSSLLPGTALLVMVGMIYHRFGARQHYPKSLW
- a CDS encoding CGNR zinc finger domain-containing protein produces the protein MTLLRPVTSEPLSLDLVNCEFMSSGVRQDQLADLEGTLSWLADHGLKVAEQDLQAVRSNLIATRSALRTLLRDPENPVAYLALSQVLARGHLRTALDPTGVSEQVVVDAAWKPAWLAAQNYTELLRESPERIKACSNHQCILHFFDTSKNNSRRWCSMATCGNRAKATRFVQKQRRSGEPHG
- a CDS encoding thioredoxin family protein, whose product is MADLTPETYAAHIQHHTTLVLFHKEWSAESRQMHNLLESLGLSFHVLSVERHLDFCDGLGVYSAPQLFFYHLGELRFRLRGLHPAPLLLQRLEAISSGGLQAES
- a CDS encoding HPP family protein — its product is MNTLIQRTLPPLLAFSGAFLVIFSLALITRFSHLSVLFAPLGASAVLLFAVHESPLAQPRAIIGGHLVSALVGFGLLHLMGNTPLAQGTAVGLSIALMMLTRTLHPPAGATPLVILQTAPPVEFLLSPLLPGTVLLVLLGVLYHRFAARRSYPKFWW